A region of the Chryseobacterium cucumeris genome:
AGAAATCTTTTTTAAAGCCCGGAGCAATGTTGGAATTGGTATTGTATTCAAAATCGTTTCCAAATACGAAATTGCCTTTCAGCATATAATTGGTGAGTTCCAGTTTTAAGGATTGATTGGCTGTATTTACATTCGTTATATTATAATTGGTATAATTTGAAAAACTGTATCCAAGTCTGTAAGAAGGTTTGATGGTCATTTTATCCTTGATTTCATAGGTAAGATTAAGGCCTGGGTTTAGATTATAAGAATTGCTGGTGAAAGATTGTCCATCAATGAAACCGTTATTGTAAGCATAATTCATGGTGAGTCTTGGATTGATAATAAGTTTATTATTCTTCCATTTCAATACTTTACTGAAACCTCCGCCGGCATTGATGCTTTTATTTCCGCTTACGTTGTCATAAGTAATAACCTGTTTCCCTGCATTATCATAGGTGGAAAAATTGATAATATCATTATTTCTGTACGTAAAGCCAATATTGAAATAGTAGCTGAGATCTTTTACTTTATTATAATTGTTGAAATACAGATAAAGATTGTTGGTCCAGGTGTTTTTTAAGTTAGGGTTTCCCTGATAGGTAATCAGAGGATTGGATTCATCTTTATAAGGAGTCAGTTGTTCTGCGGTGGGAATGGTGAAGTTGGAATAGTTGTAAATGTTTAAGGTTTTTCCTTCACTCAGCTGGTAGTAAAGATTGACATTATATTGGGGGAGTACAAAATTTTTCTGCAGATCATATTGCTGTCCGTTATAGATAGAATTTACCTTCATATCTGAAATATCAAGATTCATGGAAGCCCAGAAATTCAGTTTCTTTTTATTAATCTGATATGTAAGCTCAGGAGAGATCTGATTGATTCTTTGCTTCATATTGTTGGATAAAAGCTGATTGTATTTAGTATAATCTCCGGTTGTATTATCAAAATCATTTACATTCCTCAAGTCTCTAGTAGATCGGGTTTCATATTTCAATTCAAAACTTACACTTGAAGAATCGGAAACAGGTTCTGTATATCCGGCAGTAAAATTGAAACTGCTGTTCTGATTTTTATTTTTGGCTAACTGATCCCTGTTGTCTGTTGATATTCCATTGGATTGATAGAACGTGTTTTGAGATTGATTCAGATTATCCCTTCTGGATTCTGAAATGGAACTGTTCATATTGGCGGAAATTGAACGGCCTTTTTTTCTGAATTTTCTTGAAAAATAGAGATATGGATTAAATGAATTGCTTTCCGAATCATTACTGGAATACGCATTACTTTCATTCAGAAGACTGCCATTCCTTAAAGAAGAGGATCTTGAGTTATTGAAACTGAAACTGCTGTTTTTTGTAAATCTCGGAGAAAGGTAGATACTTGTCATAGAATCCAGCTTGATTTTAGCTGAAGTATCAAAACTGTATTGTTTGGATTCATTTTCTCCGTTACTTTCAGAATTGGTCTGAAGCGTGTAAGCAGGGAGAAGAGTAGACCTTGAGACTTTGGATTTTGTTTCCGTATTGGAATCGGAATGCATTAGGCTGAAGGAATCCAGATCGGCATCTTTTCCCAGTTTGTCACTGTAGTTTAAGCCAATGGTCGTAGACCTTTGAATTCCTTTCGTACCACCTCCCTGGTTAAAGTAAGTTACATTTCCTACCGTTGAGACAGATCCTCCCTGCATCATCCAGGCATTCCGGCCATTACCCATGCTGTCAAAAACCTCATCTCTGGAAAATCCCTGGGAATTGATATTATTGGAAGAAGCCAATAGACTTATTTTCGTATCCCCTTTAAAATAACTGGCCAATCCGCTTGCTTCATACCGTTTGTCTGATCCATAACCGACGGTAAGTCTTGTCAGTAAACCTTTATTTTTCTTTTCATCAATATTAAAATTGATGGTCGTATTCTGAGATTTGGCTGCTTTTCCGCTCAGTTCCTCCTCCTTTGTTTTGGTGGTGGTAAATTGGATATTCTTGATGATATCTGCCGGTAAGTTCTGAAGAGCGATTTTACCATCTTTATCAAAGAAAGGTTTTCCGTTGATCATAATTTGATCCACCTCTTTTCCATTCACAGTAATCTTTCCTTCATTGCTGATTTCTACACCGGGAATCTGCTTCAGAAGCTCTTCAATTTTACTGTCAGGCCGTACTTTGATAGCGGCTGCATTAAATTCAATCGTATCTTTTTTAATTTTTACCGGAGAAACCGTAATTTTTACCTCATCAATCGTATTCACAATGCCTTGTTTCTCGAGCTGAATATCCCCCAGTGATAATGACTGGTTTATTTTTTCAAATTTTTTCGAATAGGAAGATAATTTATCAGCGTCTACTTTAAGAATGGAAGGTTCTTTCATATCATCAATCTTCAGCGAGAATTTCCCTTCCCTATTGGTTGCCGTATAATTGATAATGGATGAATCTTTTTGTTTCAAAAGATAGACGGTGGCATTTTCTATCGCTTTCTTTTCGGAATCGGATATTTTTCCGTCAATGTGTAACTTTTGGGCGTGCAGAATAATGACAGTGAACATCAAAGTCAATAGCAACAGAGTTTTCTTCATTAGTTTTTTTTTCAGAGCCGTAAAAATATAAAAACATCCCAAAGTTGGGATGTTTCTAGGCTTTTTTTGTGAAAATTTATTATTTTTTAATAAAAATTATGCTCTTAAATATCTTGAGTAAGCATATCCTTCCTGGCCGTCTGCATTTTTCACTTTCCACCAGTCATCAGAAGTCTGCTCAATAAGCGTTACAGAAGAACCTTTTGCAGCTTTACCTACAACGGCGGCTTCAGTAGAAGGTTCCTGTCTGATATTAAGGTTAGATTCTTCAGTAGCCACTGTTAAAGAAGCTCCTGCAGCAAGACCTGCAACCTGTACATCAATATTGATATCTGAAGCAGAATAAGTAGAATCAATAGCTCCTAAAGCATTCCATACAGCATCTTTAGCCGCAGTATTGGAAGCATTTCCGGAAACATAAAGAATTCCGTCCTGCTCCTGAACCTGAAGATTGGAAATCCCTGCAGACTGTGCCGCTGAAACTACACTTGAATATTTATCTTGTAATTCGCTCATCTTTAATTATTTTACGATTAGGTTGTTGTTATACTTTCCGATTTTCAAAGCATCTACAGATTCTTTGATTTTTCTGGCCTGTAGAGCAGAAACATTTCCTGTAAGCGTAAGCTGTCCGTTTATAACTTCTACTTTTACAGAAGGGAAATCCTTCACTGCATCCTGAACTTTTTTCTGAACAGCAGGATCTACAGCAGATGCCGTTTCAACTGGTGCTGCAGGTGCAGGAGCTACTACGGTAGACATATCCATTACGTCTTTTACTCCGCTGATGGCTTTTAATTTAGCAATCATTGCGTCTTTAGACTGTTGATCTGCGAAAGTACCACTTAAGTGAGCTACACCTTCTTTTACTTCAACAGAAGCATTG
Encoded here:
- a CDS encoding SH3 domain-containing protein, producing MSELQDKYSSVVSAAQSAGISNLQVQEQDGILYVSGNASNTAAKDAVWNALGAIDSTYSASDINIDVQVAGLAAGASLTVATEESNLNIRQEPSTEAAVVGKAAKGSSVTLIEQTSDDWWKVKNADGQEGYAYSRYLRA
- a CDS encoding BON domain-containing protein, giving the protein MKKTIAMAALAVAVSFGAISCKKKVSDADLQTQATTIVTSNPNASVEVKEGVAHLSGTFADQQSKDAMIAKLKAISGVKDVMDMSTVVAPAPAAPVETASAVDPAVQKKVQDAVKDFPSVKVEVINGQLTLTGNVSALQARKIKESVDALKIGKYNNNLIVK
- a CDS encoding TonB-dependent receptor, translating into MKKTLLLLTLMFTVIILHAQKLHIDGKISDSEKKAIENATVYLLKQKDSSIINYTATNREGKFSLKIDDMKEPSILKVDADKLSSYSKKFEKINQSLSLGDIQLEKQGIVNTIDEVKITVSPVKIKKDTIEFNAAAIKVRPDSKIEELLKQIPGVEISNEGKITVNGKEVDQIMINGKPFFDKDGKIALQNLPADIIKNIQFTTTKTKEEELSGKAAKSQNTTINFNIDEKKNKGLLTRLTVGYGSDKRYEASGLASYFKGDTKISLLASSNNINSQGFSRDEVFDSMGNGRNAWMMQGGSVSTVGNVTYFNQGGGTKGIQRSTTIGLNYSDKLGKDADLDSFSLMHSDSNTETKSKVSRSTLLPAYTLQTNSESNGENESKQYSFDTSAKIKLDSMTSIYLSPRFTKNSSFSFNNSRSSSLRNGSLLNESNAYSSNDSESNSFNPYLYFSRKFRKKGRSISANMNSSISESRRDNLNQSQNTFYQSNGISTDNRDQLAKNKNQNSSFNFTAGYTEPVSDSSSVSFELKYETRSTRDLRNVNDFDNTTGDYTKYNQLLSNNMKQRINQISPELTYQINKKKLNFWASMNLDISDMKVNSIYNGQQYDLQKNFVLPQYNVNLYYQLSEGKTLNIYNYSNFTIPTAEQLTPYKDESNPLITYQGNPNLKNTWTNNLYLYFNNYNKVKDLSYYFNIGFTYRNNDIINFSTYDNAGKQVITYDNVSGNKSINAGGGFSKVLKWKNNKLIINPRLTMNYAYNNGFIDGQSFTSNSYNLNPGLNLTYEIKDKMTIKPSYRLGYSFSNYTNYNITNVNTANQSLKLELTNYMLKGNFVFGNDFEYNTNSNIAPGFKKDFYFWNTSLGYSFYKKQFTAKVKVYDVLNQNQSVRRTITDSYFEDREDLILKRYIMFSISMKLNKFAGKKK